A window of Sphingobium herbicidovorans contains these coding sequences:
- a CDS encoding beta family protein, protein MALRRFAEVPYLPFLSMRPAEMRALQELPNKTKDRLLPIVPLRPWTTSYQLQNALDRLNEAYGDRPTILAVGAEEPTSKARPVHGELAALRLPANGYSNWCDFIKSVDNGHFIPAVQIDDAAEIGEQVECFYELGRGLVVIVPKQGYLALPALAASISARTEGGVDTCFVLDEGISSKEPLQRAVFLVEHVNAIKSACPHACISVSASSFPDTFTTITRQEIFERTIFDLLIAQVGRDRMIYSDRGSARAERQRGGGGIPAPRIDYPQPGEWRFFRSEEEGFAGYQEQAQALLKLNPPIFDTLLRVWGTQMIERTASGDSAAIKTPARSTAVRINLHLQRQTFFNDPIGLYDTEDDWAG, encoded by the coding sequence ATGGCGCTTAGGCGGTTTGCGGAGGTGCCATATCTTCCGTTTCTCTCCATGCGACCGGCTGAGATGCGGGCGCTCCAAGAACTGCCGAACAAGACGAAGGATCGGTTGCTTCCGATCGTGCCGTTGCGGCCTTGGACAACCTCTTACCAGCTTCAGAATGCTCTGGATCGGTTGAATGAGGCTTACGGGGATCGGCCAACTATCCTGGCGGTAGGAGCAGAAGAGCCAACATCAAAGGCGCGCCCGGTGCACGGTGAACTCGCGGCCCTGCGACTTCCAGCCAATGGCTACTCCAATTGGTGCGATTTCATCAAATCCGTGGATAACGGTCACTTCATTCCTGCCGTTCAAATCGATGATGCGGCTGAAATCGGGGAGCAGGTAGAGTGCTTCTATGAATTAGGGCGCGGCCTGGTCGTAATAGTCCCCAAGCAAGGCTATTTGGCGCTCCCCGCACTGGCAGCAAGCATATCGGCTCGAACAGAAGGCGGGGTCGATACCTGCTTCGTCCTTGATGAGGGCATCTCTTCAAAAGAGCCGCTTCAGCGCGCTGTTTTTCTCGTTGAACATGTCAATGCTATCAAGAGCGCGTGCCCTCACGCTTGCATTTCCGTATCCGCATCATCGTTCCCGGACACATTTACCACGATCACCAGACAAGAGATCTTTGAGAGAACGATATTCGATCTGCTGATAGCGCAAGTCGGCCGAGATCGAATGATCTACAGTGATCGGGGAAGTGCTAGGGCAGAGCGGCAGCGGGGAGGTGGTGGCATCCCTGCGCCGCGCATCGACTACCCGCAGCCGGGCGAATGGCGCTTTTTCCGGAGCGAAGAAGAAGGTTTTGCTGGTTATCAGGAGCAGGCCCAAGCGCTGCTGAAGCTCAACCCCCCAATTTTTGACACGCTGCTCCGCGTTTGGGGAACTCAAATGATAGAGCGGACTGCGAGCGGCGATAGTGCGGCCATTAAAACGCCAGCACGCTCCACTGCTGTGCGCATCAACCTA
- a CDS encoding ImmA/IrrE family metallo-endopeptidase — MIQVIPESPQWRQLSPSVRALIEGFQRSAPVDLQGIARALGLAVKAATLPPGKSGEIRPDGAGGFVIRVNRHDSIGRQRFTVAHEIAHYLLHGDLIGTGISDDALYRSNQSSAVEAEANRLASDIVMPSALVANAAQVAQRVGVQDLNAQLAESFQVSPAAMKIKIGG, encoded by the coding sequence ATGATACAGGTCATTCCAGAAAGCCCGCAGTGGCGTCAGCTTAGCCCGAGTGTTCGGGCGTTGATTGAAGGCTTTCAGCGGAGCGCGCCTGTCGACCTCCAAGGCATTGCTCGCGCACTCGGGTTGGCGGTCAAAGCGGCTACTCTGCCTCCGGGAAAGTCTGGCGAGATCAGGCCGGATGGGGCCGGGGGCTTTGTCATCCGAGTAAATCGCCATGACAGCATCGGGAGGCAACGGTTCACGGTTGCACACGAAATCGCGCATTATCTTCTCCACGGGGATCTGATTGGGACTGGCATCTCTGACGATGCCCTATACCGCTCGAACCAATCGAGCGCCGTTGAAGCCGAGGCAAACCGGCTGGCATCAGATATTGTTATGCCGTCAGCATTAGTAGCGAACGCAGCGCAAGTTGCGCAGAGGGTAGGGGTGCAGGACCTCAACGCGCAACTGGCTGAAAGCTTTCAAGTCTCACCTGCTGCGATGAAGATTAAGATAGGGGGTTAG